In one Oncorhynchus masou masou isolate Uvic2021 chromosome 23, UVic_Omas_1.1, whole genome shotgun sequence genomic region, the following are encoded:
- the LOC135510499 gene encoding uncharacterized protein LOC135510499, producing MASKDTSSNIQDMIASNLIDEGPPARYQLETKKQKLDDEGLLRRWTFGERDSTKVNRTVLIVGETGTGKSSLINTMVNYFLGVKQEDKVWFEIVEEEIEDDKKSESKKKTESETTGITVYEVFWFEGSKLPYSLTIIDTPGYGDTRGIQEDQLIAKKLFELFRSEYGVHQIDAVGLVVKSSANRLTVEQKYIFDAILSLFGKDMEKNIVALITHSDGFEPTDALQALEDAQVPCAKDDSNQSIYFLFNNSQRKSVTSVKATQAKKEERILKNLWDVSEESMNEFTEFLGRITPQNVKMSEGILREQKHLEVCVSSIRKQVHLIDLKQNEIKQTQEALDKHKKDMEENKDFTYTVDEKYKGKADTTDGEATTCTVCEENCHYPGCWWVKDLSWCTVMKNYHCTRCTGKCHYTEHVKEKKRYVFMTRTVIRTNEKLKKKYEIIEKAAGEKETLISRLQSELKQFTSEKARLVEESYQCVINLEEKALKTSSLSTAQHLDFLIEKVKETGNTEKVHKLEKMKKRAEEEYKGALDYFKAGMKKH from the exons ATGGCAAGCAA AGACACATCGTCAAACATTCAAGACATGATTGCAAGTAACCTTATCGACGAAGGACCTCCTGCAAGGTATCAGCTGGAAACAAAGAAACAGAAGCTAGATGATGAAGGCCTGCTCAGAAGATGGACCTTTGGAGAGAGAGATTCCACCAAGGTTAACAGAACCGTTCTGATAGTGggagagacaggaacagggaAGTCATCTCTCATCAATACCATGGTCAATTATTTCCTGGGTGTAAAACAGGAGGACAAAGTCTGGTTTGAGATTGTGGAGGAGGAAATAGAGGATGATAAAAAGTctgaaagtaaaaaaaaaactgaaagtGAAACTACAGGGATTACTGTTTATGAGGTATTTTGGTTTGAGGGATCTAAATTGCCATACTCTCTCACCATCATCGACACTCCTGGGTATGGAGACACCAGAGGGATTCAAGAAGACCAACTAATCGCTAAAAAACTATTTGAGTTGTTTAGATCTGAATACGGAGTCCATCAAATTGATGCTGTTGGTTTAGTGGTGAAATCAAGTGCAAATCGACTCACTGTTGAACAGAAGTACATATTTGATGCAATTTTGTCCTTATTTGGCAAAGACATGGAGAAGAACATCGTGGCCCTCATCACACACTCAGATGGTTTTGAACCTACTGATGCTCTACAGGCCTTAGAAGATGCTCAAGTCCCCTGTGCAAAAGATGACAGCAATCAATCTATTTATTTCCTATTCAACAACTCTCAAAGAAAGAGTGTCACCTCTGTGAAAGCAACCCAGGCCAAGAAAGAAGAACGTATCTTGAAGAATTTATGGGACGTATCAGAGGAGAGCATGAATGAATTCACAGAGTTCCTGGGTAGAATTACACCTCAAAACGTGAAGATGTCTGAAGGAATTCTGAGAGAGCAGAAACACCTGGAGGTGTGTGTCAGCAGCATACGCAAGCAGGTCCACCTGATTGATCTGAAACAGAATGAAATCAAGCAGACTCAAGAAGCACTCGATAAACACAAGAAAGACATGGAGGAAAACAAGGACTTTACATATACTGTTGACGAGAAATACAAAGGAAAGGCAGATACAACAGACGGTGAGGCTACCACCTGCACAGTCTGTGAGGAGAACTGTCACTATCCAGGCTGCTGGTGGGTCAAAGATCTCTCATGGTGTACTGTGATGAAGAACTATCACTGCACAAGGTGTACTGGGAAATGTCACTACACTGAACATGTCAAAGAAAAGAAAAGGTATGTTTTTATGACCAGGACGGTTATAAGGACGAATGAGAAATTGAAAAAGAAATATGAAATCATTGAGAAAgcggctggggagaaagagactcTGATCAGCAGACTTCAGTCAGAGTTGAAGCAGTTCACATCTGAGAAAGCCCGACTGGTGGAAGAATCATACCAGTGTGTCATCAACCTTGAAGAGAAAGCCTTAAAGACCAGCTCACTGTCCACTGCTCAGCATCTGGACTTCCTGATTGAGAAGGTGaaggagacaggaaacacagagaagGTTCACAAACTGGAGAAGATGAAGAAGAGAGCTGAGGAGGAATACAAGGGAGCTTTAGATTACTTTAAAGCTGGTATGAAGAAACATTGA